A single genomic interval of Equus quagga isolate Etosha38 chromosome 19, UCLA_HA_Equagga_1.0, whole genome shotgun sequence harbors:
- the ELFN2 gene encoding protein phosphatase 1 regulatory subunit 29 produces MLRLGLCAAALLCVCRPGAVRADCWLIEGDKGYVWLAICSQNQPPYETIPQHINSTVHDLRLNENKLKAVLYSSLNRFGNLTDLNLTKNEISYIEDGAFLGQSSLQVLQLGYNKLSNLTEGMLRGMGRLQFLFVQHNLIELVTPAAFSECPSLISIDLSSNRLSRLDGATFASLASLMVCELAGNPFNCECDLFGFLAWLVVFNNVTKNYDRLQCESPREFAGYPLLVPRPYHSLNAITVLQAKCRNGSLPARPASHPTPYSTDAQREPDENSGFNPDEILSVEPPASSTTDASAGPAIKLHHVTFTSATLVVIIPHPYSKMYVLVQYNNSYFSDVMTLKNKKEIVTLDKLRAHTEYTFCVTSLRNSRRFNHTCLTFTTRDPVPGDLAPSTSTTTHYIMTILGCLFGMVIVLGAVYYCLRKRRMQEEKQKSVKVKKTILEMRYGADVDAGSVVHAAQKLGEPPVLPVSRMSSIPSMIGEKLPTSKGLEAGLDTPKVATKGNYIEVRTGAGGDGLARPEDDLPDLENGQGSAAEISTIAKEVDKVNQIINNCIDALKLDSASFLGGGSGGGDPELAFECQSLPAAAAASSAAAPGALERPSFLSPPYKESSHHPLQRQLSADAAVARKTCSVSSSGSIKSAKVFSLDVPDHPATAGLAKGDSKYIEKGSPLNSPLDRLPLVPAGGSGGGGGGVHHLEVKPAYHCSEHRHSFPALYYEEGADSLSQRVSFLKPLTRSKRDSTYSQLSPRHYYSGYSSSPEYSSESTHKIWERFRPYKKHAREEVYMAAGHALRKKVQFAKDEDLHDILDYWKGVSAQQKL; encoded by the coding sequence ATGCTGCGCCTGGGGCTGTGCGCGGCTGCGCTGCTGTGTGTGTGCCGGCCGGGCGCCGTGCGCGCCGACTGCTGGCTCATCGAGGGCGACAAGGGGTACGTGTGGCTGGCCATCTGCAGCCAGAACCAGCCGCCCTACGAGACCATCCCGCAGCATATCAACAGCACCGTGCACGACCTGCGCCTCAACGAGAACAAGCTCAAGGCCGTGCTCTACTCCTCGCTCAACCGCTTCGGGAACCTCACCGACCTCAACCTCACCAAGAACGAGATCTCCTACATCGAGGACGGCGCCTTCCTGGGCCAGTCGAGCCTGCAGGTGCTGCAGCTGGGCTACAACAAGCTCAGCAACCTGACGGAGGGCATGCTGCGCGGCATGGGGCGCCTGCAGTTCCTCTTCGTGCAGCACAACCTCATCGAGTTGGTGACGCCCGCCGCCTTCTCCGAGTGTCCCAGCCTCATCAGCATCGACCTGTCCTCCAACCGCCTCAGCCGCCTCGACGGCGCCACCTTCGCCAGCCTGGCCAGCCTCATGGTGTGCGAGCTGGCGGGCAACCCCTTCAACTGCGAGTGCGACCTCTTCGGTTTCCTCGCCTGGCTCGTCGTCTTCAACAACGTCACCAAGAACTATGACCGCCTGCAGTGCGAGTCGCCGCGGGAGTTCGCCGGCTACCCGCTGCTCGTGCCGAGGCCCTACCACAGCCTCAACGCCATCACCGTGCTCCAGGCCAAGTGTCGCAACGGCTCCCTGCCCGCGCGGCCCGCCAGCCACCCCACGCCCTACTCCACCGACGCCCAGAGGGAGCCCGACGAGAACTCGGGCTTCAACCCCGACGAGATCCTGTCGGTGGAGCCGCCGGCCTCGTCCACCACGGATGCCTCGGCAGGGCCCGCCATCAAGCTGCACCACGTCACCTTCACCTCGGCCACCCTGGTGGTCATCATCCCGCACCCCTACAGCAAGATGTACGTCCTGGTCCAGTACAACAACAGCTACTTCTCCGACGTCATGACGCTCAAGAACAAGAAGGAGATTGTCACGCTCGACAAGCTGCGGGCGCACACCGAGTACACCTTCTGTGTCACCTCCCTGCGCAACAGCCGCCGCTTCAACCACACCTGCCTGACCTTCACCACGCGGGACCCGGTCCCCGGCGATCTGGCGCCCAGCACGTCCACCACCACCCACTACATCATGACCATCCTGGGCTGCCTCTTCGGCATGGTCATCGTGCTGGGAGCCGTCTACTACTGCCTGCGCAAGCGGCGCatgcaggaggagaagcagaagtcCGTCAAGGTCAAGAAGACCATCCTGGAGATGCGCTACGGGGCCGACGTGGATGCCGGCTCCGTCGTCCACGCCGCCCAGAAGCTGGGCGAGCCCCCCGTGCTGCCCGTGTCCCGAATGTCCTCCATCCCCTCCATGATCGGGGAGAAGCTGCCCACCTCCAAGGGGCTGGAGGCCGGGCTGGACACGCCCAAGGTGGCCACCAAGGGCAACTATATCGAGGTGCGCACGGGCGCGGGAGGGGATGGCCTGGCCCGGCCTGAGGACGACCTCCCGGACCTGGAGAACGGCCAGGGCTCAGCCGCTGAGATCTCCACCATCGCCAAGGAGGTGGACAAGGTCAACCAGATCATTAACAATTGCATCGATGCTCTCAAGCTGGACTCGGCCTCCTTCCTTGGGGGTGGCAGCGGTGGCGGGGACCCTGAGCTGGCCTTCGAGTGCCAGTCCCTCCCCGCGGCCGCCGCGGCCTCCTCGGCTGCCGCCCCTGGGGCGCTGGAGCGGCCCAGCTTCCTCTCACCCCCTTACAAGGAGAGCTCCCACCACCCGCTCCAGCGCCAGCTCAGTGCCGATGCCGCCGTGGCCCGCAAGACCTGCAGCGTCTCGTCCAGCGGCTCCATCAAGAGCGCCAAGGTCTTCAGCCTGGACGTGCCTGACCACCCGGCCACCGCGGGGCTGGCCAAGGGCGACTCCAAATACATCGAGAAGGGCAGCCCTCTCAACAGCCCGCTGGACCGGCTCCCGCTGGTGCCCGCGGGCGGCAgcgggggcggcgggggtggTGTGCATCACTTGGAGGTGAAGCCGGCCTACCATTGCAGCGAGCACCGGCACAGCTTCCCGGCCCTGTACTACGAGGAGGGCGCCGACAGCCTGAGCCAGCGCGTGTCCTTCCTCAAGCCGCTGACCCGCTCCAAGCGGGACTCCACCTACTCGCAGCTCTCGCCCAGACACTACTACTCGGGGTACTCCTCCAGCCCGGAGTACTCCTCCGAGAGCACGCACAAGATCTGGGAGCGCTTCCGGCCCTACAAGAAGCACGCCCGGGAGGAGGTGTACATGGCCGCGGGCCACGCCCTGCGCAAGAAGGTCCAGTTCGCCAAGGACGAGGATCTGCACGACATCCTCGATTACTGGAAGGGGGTCTCGGCCCAGCAGAAGCTGTGA